In Humulus lupulus chromosome 7, drHumLupu1.1, whole genome shotgun sequence, the following are encoded in one genomic region:
- the LOC133792405 gene encoding BAG family molecular chaperone regulator 4-like — MIFSEVTWSRMKRSISKNTNVTNGFNKVIDWELRPGGMLVQKRDIGDASSGPMIKIKVSHGSYHHDITVPAQYTFGDLKRVLAPETGLQPKEQRLLFRGKEKEDSECLDMVGVKDMSKIILLEDPASKEKKLEELKKNEGLLKAYEAVAQVRAEVDKLSQKVVTLETMMRSGTKLADKEFVVLTELLMMQLLKLDTIQADGEAKAQRRIEVRRVQSFVDTLDNLKARNSNFLGNNTKNAVSVSTKWETFESGLGSLSAPSSMQSSTKITQQWELFD; from the exons ATGATATTTTCTGAGGTTACTTGGTCTAGAATGAAAAGATCCATTTCCAAAAATACCAATGTGACAAATGGTTTTAATAAGGTCATAGATTGGGAGCTTAGACCAGGTGGTATGCTTGTTCAGAAGAGAGACATTGGGGATGCCTCTTCTGGGCCTATGATCAAGATCAAGGTTTCCCATGGTTCTTATCACCATGATATTACTGTCCCTGCTCAATATACTTTTG GTGATCTAAAAAGGGTTCTTGCCCCTGAAACTGGGCTGCAGCCCAAGGAGCAGAGATTGTTGTTTAGAGGGAAAGAAAAAGAGGACAGTGAGTGTTTGGACATGGTTGGAGTAAAAGACATGTCCAAGATTATATTACTGGAAGACCCAGCTAGCAAAGAGAAGAAGCTTGAAGAGTTAAAGAAAAATGAAGGCCTTTTGAAAGCGTACGAAGCTGTTGCCCAAGTTAGAGCAGAGGTTGACAAGCTCTCTCAGAAG GTTGTCACTCTGGAGACAATGATGCGCAGTGGTACCAAACTTGCAGATAAGGAGTTTGTTGTTTTGACAGAGTTGCTGATGATGCAGCTCCTTAAATTGGATACAATACAGGCTGATGGAGAAGCCAAAGCCCAGAGGCGAATTGAG GTTCGACGTGTCCAGAGCTTTGTGGATACACTTGACAACCTTAAGGCAAGAAACTCAAATTTCTTAGGCAACAACACTAAGAATGCAGTTTCAGTGAGTACAAAATGGGAGACTTTTGAGTCAGGGCTTGGAAGCCTAAGTGCTCCATCATCAATGCAATCTTCTACCAAAATAACTCAGCAGTGGGAACTATTTGACTaa
- the LOC133792406 gene encoding SAGA-associated factor 11 encodes MANEDNQTLHAQLSSHFFEDFLDSIIVDVASECHRIAKLSLDRNLEEEEEEMKLSAQARVRVADPSNSSEANGKYIVDIFGQTHPPVASEIFDCMNCGRSIMAGRFAPHLEKCMGKGRNARQKVTRSSTAAQNRHSRGSPASGYSSYSNSTAGTSRLSNGTSSLAGEDYSNGIFEDH; translated from the exons ATGGCCAATGAAGATAATCAGACTCTCCATGCCCAG CTTTCATCTCATTTTTTCGAGGATTTCCTCGATTCTATTATTGTTGATGTTGCATCCGAGTGTCATCGAATAGCAAAATTGTCACTTGATCGAaatttagaagaagaagaagaagaaatgaagctATCAGCTCAAGCACGTGTAAGGGTTGCAGATCCTAGTAATAGCAGTGAAGCAAATGGAAAGTACATTGTCGACATTTTTGGACAAACCCATCCTCCTGTAGCCAGTGAGATATTTGACTGCATGAACTGCGGTCGATCTATCATGGCTGGGAGATTTGCTCCTCATTTGGAGAAATGCATGGGAAAG GGTAGAAATGCTCGTCAGAAGGTGACAAGAAGCAGCACGGCTGCACAGAACCGGCATTCACGAGGCAGCCCTGCTTCTGGGTACTCTTCCTATTCGAATTCAACGGCAGGCACATCCCGGTTATCTAATGGAACGTCTAGTCTTGCAGGAGAAGATTACTCAAATGGAATTTTTGAAGATCATTGA